The sequence aagcaatcatttttaaagaaaacatggtcgaagtccagactcactaatgcatcctaacaaactcgataagacacactaatgcaaattttctggttctctaagaccaacgctcggataccaactgaaatgtcgcgttcttattgattaaaaacgttccatattaattgattcgttgcgaggttttgacctctatatgagacgtttttcaaagactgcattcatttttaaaacaaaccataacctttatttcataaataaaggtttaaaaagctttacgtagattatcaaataatgataatctaaaatatcctgtttacacacgaccattacataatggtttacaatacaaatatgttacatcgaaatcagtttcttgaatgcagtttttacacaatattatacaaacatggactccaaatcttatccttattttagtatgcaacagcggaagctcttagtattcacctgagaataaacatgctttaaacgtcaacaaaaatgttgatgagttataggtttaacctatatatatcaaatcgtaacaatagaccacaagatttcatatttcaatacacatcccatacatagagataaaaatcattcatatggtgaacacctggtaatcgacattaacaagatgcatatataagaatatccccatcattccgggacacccttcggatatgatataaatttcgaagtactaaagcatccggtactttggatggggtttgttaggcccaatagatctatctttaggattcacgtcaattagggtgtctgttccctaattcttagattaccagacttaataaaaaggggcatattcgatttcgataattcaaccatagaatgtagtttcacgtacttgtgtctattttgtaaatcatttataaaacctgcatgtattctcatcccaaaaatattagattttaaaagtgggactataactcactttcacagatttttacttcgtcgggaagtaagacttggccactggttgattcacgaacctataacaatatatacatatatatcaaagtatgttcaaaatatatttacaacacttttaatatattttgatgttttaagtttattaagtcagctgtcctcgtttgtaacctacaactagttgtccacagttatatgtacagaaataaatcgataaatattattttgaatcaatccacgacccagtgtatacgtatctcagtattgatcataactcaaactatatatattttggaatcaacctcaaccctgtatagctaactccaacattcacatatagagtgtctatggttgttctgaaatatatatagatgtgtcgacatgataggtcgaaacattgtatacgtgtctatggtatctcaagattacataatatacaatacaagttgattaagttatggttggaatagatttgttaccaattttcacgtagctaaaatgagaaaaattattcaatcttgttttacccataacttcttcattttaaatccgttttgagtgaatcaaattgctatggtttcatattgaactctattttatgaatctaaacagaaaaattataggtttatagtcggaaaaataagttacaagtcatttttgtaaaggtagtcatttcagtcgaaagaacgacgtctagatgaccattttagaaaacatacttccactttgagtttaaccataatttttggatatagtttcatattcataataaaaatcattttcccagaataacaacttttaaatcaaagtttatcatagtttttaattaactaacccaaaacagcccgcggtgttactacgacggcgtaaatccggttttacggtgtttttcgtgtttccaggttttaaatcattaagttagcatatcatatagatatagaacatgtgtttagttgattttaaaagtcaagttagaaggattaacttttatttgcgaacaagtttagaattaactaaactatgttctagtgattacaagtttaaaccttcgaataagatagctttatatgtatgaatcgaatgatgttatgaacatcattactacctcaagttccttggataaacctactagaaatgagaaaaatggatctagcttcaaaggatccttggatggcttgaaagttcttgaagcagaatcatgacacgaaaacagttcaagtaagattttcactcgaaataagattattatagttatagaaattgaattaaagtttgaatatgattattaccttgtattataaagataacctactgtaagtaacaaaggtttcttgatcttggatgattacttggaatggatttagaaaacttggaagtaaacttgcaatcttggaagtattcttgattttatgaaactagaacttttggaatttatgaagaacacttaaaacttgaagatagaacttaagagagatcaattagatgaagaaaattgaagaatgaaagtgtttgtaggtgtttttggtcgttggtgtatggattagatataaaggatatgtaattttgttttcatgtaaataagtcatgaatgattactcatatttttgtaattttatgagatatttcatgctagttgccaaatgatggttcccacatgtgttaggtgactcacatgggctgctaagagctgatcattggagtgtatataccaatagtacatacatctaaaagctgtgtattgtacgagtacgaatacgggtgcatacgagtagaatttttgatgaaactgaacgaggatgtaattgtaagcatttttgttaagtagaagtattttgataagtgtcttggagtctttcaaaagtgtatgaatacatattaaaacactacatgtatatacattttaactgagtcgttaagtcatcgttagtcgttacatgtaaatgttgttttgaaacctttaggttaacgatcttgttgaatgttgttaacccattgtttattataacaaatgagatgttaaattgttatattatcatgatattatgatatataatatatcttagtatgatatatatacagttaaatgtcgttacaacgataatcgttacatatatgtctcgtttcgaaatcattaagttagtagtcttatttttacatatgtatttcattgttaatacacttaataatatatttacttatcatttaacataattaaccaagtgtatcaatatcttaatatggttcatatatacctagtaagacgttgttataacgataatcgttatatatatcgttttcgagtttcttaaattaatagtctcatttttatgtatataactcattgttaaaatacctaatgagatacatacttataataaaattatgttaactatatatataaccatatatatgtcatcgtatagtttttacaagttataacgttcgtgaatcaccggtcaacttgggtggtcaattgtctatatgaaacctatttcaattaatcaagtcttaacaagtttgattgcttaacatgttggaaacacttaatcatgtaaataacaatttcatttaatatatatatataaacatgaaaaagttcgggtcactacaagtataaCTGTATAAGATTAGTAAAGTTAATTTATCGATCGAATTCTTTCTTCCATAAACATGCACAATGCAAACATGTCTTTGCCTCGCTAATTTGTACTCATTGTGTTGTTCGTCGATCTGTGGCATAATCCAAGACgtgatgaaaatgatattttatacgatttttttagttttttttattaaTCTTTTTCTATGAATTTTATGCTTGAAGAACAAGGAGGATGTTATTTTTTTTGGAACAACCAAACTCTATCTAAAAAAATCAAACTCTCTAGCGAGGAGCTAGAAAAGCCGGAAAATTAAAAATGGATGTTATTTAACTGCATTTTTTATTGTTTGGTGAGGTCCATTAAAAGTGAAAAGTGTTTCGAatttcatttttaataataataataataataataataataccgttAAAATGTATGTCATGGTTGGAAGTGAATGTTTTGAGTTAGTGATGTGAAGAAAATGTTCAGATAATGATGATGCGAcagtatgttaatattaatatggaATCATGGTTGAGAATGATCTTAGTACTACTTGATATgtcaaattatatattttataaggaTAAATTGTAGGAGActattgatataatttttatttttacaattTTTTACTCTGTATTTATTTAATTTCATCACTCACATACCAAATAACATAAGTCATGTTAGTCCTAAAAACTTTAGGTACTGGATTTAGCGACTTGTGTAGCAAAAGGATTGTTACTATAACTAAATAACAATGATATTCCAAATCTAAATTATTCTCTATCAATTTAGTCTTTAAATACTAAAATCACAGTTCAATCACACTCCCATTTGGCTCTCCCCATAACCACATTCATCAAACAGCATCCCACTTCCTATCTCGCCGCCTCCCATAAAAAAAAGGTACAATTTTTAATATTTATGTTATACAAAATTATTCCTTTACAACCTATTTAATTGATCCCATTATAATCTTGAAAACAAAAATGGTTTTTAGATCATATCATTTAATCATTTCCATACATTAAAAATCCGATCTTTTTGATGTTTGATTGATCTTTTGATAAATTATATCATGGGTTTTGTTTGTTTGGTGTATAGCTAATGGCTGGAAGTATTGATATGATGTTACATAAGCTTAATCTTGAAACTGTTGAATCATTGCCTGATGATTTTGATCCAACAACTGTAATTAATGATCCTGTACCACCTGTTGCTTCTCATGATTCGGGTATTGAATGTGGGAAATTGGTTAATGGTAACGAAAAATCGAGGGAGATTGTTTTAGGAAGAAATGTGCATACTAGTTGTCTTGAGGTAACCGAGCCTGATGCTGATGACGATGTTACTGGAGAACGCGAAGCGTATATGGCGAGTGTATTAGCTAGATATCGAAAGTCTTTGCTTGAAAGGACTAAACATCATTTGGGTAACAATATTATTGCATCATCTTATTTAATTATACTGAAATGTTATTTTATGTTTATGATCTTGTTCTCTGTTTAATAATCTTGTTATGCAATCTGATTGCATTGGATGTGTGTTCTGAAAGTGATTATATGAGGTTGTGATAAGTAGTTTTTGGGGTTTGAATAATGAGATTTTGCTTATGATTATCTGGttatttatttagttttagttataaCATTTTTATTCAAAGTATTGTGAAGTAAAATGAGTTTTCTTACTCTTTTTATCCTAATTTGAGAGCATTTATTGCATATTTTATTCATAGTACAATACCTTAACAATATCATGTTATTATCACCTAATAAACACACATCCAAACCTCCTTAATCGGTTAGTCATATTCAAGTTTTGCTACTTCATTTCGGCTCTCCTGACATTCAAAGGTACTGTAGTTAAGATAAACCAATACTCGTGGTTAATAACCAGTTATTTAGCTTTTGGCTACTTGGGATACATTAAAATGCGAATAAAGTTTGTTGTAAAGTTTTGTGCATTCTTGCGCCTAATAATTTTTTTCTCTACAGGCTATCCTTATAATCTGGACTTCGACTATGGTGCATTATCTCAGTTACAACATTTTTCCATAAACAACCTCGGTGACCCATTTATCGAGAGCAATTATGGTGTCCATTCTAGGCAGTTTGAGGTTGGTGTATTGGATTGGTTTGCCCGTTTATGGGAATTGGAAAAGAACGAATACTGGGGTTACATTACGAATTGTGGTACAGAAGGCAATCTTCATGGCATATTAGTCGGGTTTGTAATTTACATAATTTATCTAACTCATTTATCGTCTTTTTTACCTTTGATATTAGTACATCACCTAATGTGACGTGTAAATATACAGGAGAGAAGTATTTCCTGATGGGATTTTGTATGCTTCGCGTGACTCTCATTATTCTATTTTCAAAGCTGCACGAATGTACCGAATGGAGTCTGAAAAGGTCAATACGTTAATGTCTGGGGAGATCGATTGTGAAGATTTTAAGGCTAAACTTTTTCTTCACAAAGATAAGCCAGCAATCATCAACGTTAATATAGGTTGATTTTTTTGTTATTTCTGTATTTGCCAGTATGTATTCATTCTATGTGatctatatttacattttcaatatttatttaatattttatgttaTAGGAACAACTGTGAAAGGAGCCGTTGATGATCTTGATTTGGTTATAAAGACACTTGAAGAAACAGGATTTGGACATGACCGATTTTACATCCACTGTGATGGGGCTTTGTTTGGTCTAATGATGCCTTTTGTTAAACTTGTAAGTTGTTCGTTGTATATATTACTGCAAATTAGACGCCGATTTGGGTTATTTTTATCTTTAACAGGTAATATGACCCAATTCAAAAAATTTAGTTTAAAAGGTAAGATTACAAATTAGTTACAAGGCGCTTAATTATACTCCTGATGCAGACAATCAGTATACAAAATCAACTTACaagataataaaaatattttaatcgTTATGTACCTTTCAGTTAGACTAACACAAGCTGTTAACTTACGTGTATGATCAGGCACCAAAGGTTTCGTTCAAGAAACCTATTGGAAGCGTAAGTGTTTCGGGTCATAAATTTGTTGGGTGCCCAATGCCGTGTGGAGTTCAAATAACAAGATTGGAGCATATCAACGCTCTTTCAAGAAACGTTGAATATCTTGCTTCTCGAGATGCAACAATTATGGGAAGTCGTAATGGTCACGCCCCAATATTCCTTTGGTACACTTTAAACCGTAAAGGCTACCGAGGGTTTCAAAAAGAGGTCCAAAAATGCCTTAGAAACGCTCACTATTTAAAAGGCCGTTTAACAGGTGCTGGAATAGGGGCCATGTTAAATGAGCTAAGTAGCACAGTCGTTTTTGAGCGTCCAAAAGATGAGGAATTCACACGCAAATGGCAGCTTGCGTGCCAAGGGTGCATTGCACATGTTGTCGTTATGCCCAATATAAACATCGATAAATTGGATGATTTTGTGAATGAACTTATTGAAAAACGAGCTGTTTGGTATGAAAACGGGAAGCTTCAGTCACCTTGTATTGCATCTGAAGTTGGCAACTCTAACTGTCTATGTGTGTTACATAAGTGACTAATAAACAGTTAACACAAGGTTATGTTAGTTATATTGTCTGGAATCTGTGTTAGTTGtaatgtttttttgttttttttttattttttttttatttttttatgttttggaACTTAATACAAAGCTTCGAAGTGTTGGCATTACCATTTAATATCAATATTAGCCTGTTTGATGTTACAATTATGTGAATTAGGTtagtttttaatatgaaatacaaatacaaataattaAAACCTTGCTTGTTGTCTTTTTGTTATAGTGCTTGAGTGAATCTTTCTATCTTAAATGGGGCCAAGAAATATACTTCTTTAACCTGTAGTGGTTTGTATTTGTTGTGGAAAACGTTTTTGGTTACATATAAAATATGGGAGGAGCCATATGTAGTGGTTTGTATCGTGATATTCTAACAAAAGTCTAAGGTTAGCATCATATCGTGAGTTGGGCAGGTAAAATATCGTACATGGTCACATATTAACCCGGTTAGATCTATATAGCTGAATAAAAGGAAAGAATTTTGCATAGAGAGAAAATGTGTGAGAGAgaaaatttagagagagagagagaaaatggtgaGAGAGGGGGTGAGGGAGTGTGGCAAGAAGTAAGGAAGAAAAAATCGATGAGCACGAATAAGGTTAGGGAAAATCATAGCGGTAATCATAATGGGATTGACATTAACAAGCGATTATTCGGAAACAATATCAAATcgttcatgtttttcaattttccggAGGAATGGAAAGTTGAGGAACTATGGAGAATGTTCAAAAACTATGGTCAAGTAAAGGATGTGTATCTAGTGCGAAAAAGATTAAAGAACGGGAAGAGATTCGCGTTTGTGAGGTTTGGAAACATTGATGATGATGAGTGGCTTCTGAAGAAACTACGTGAAATACGAATAGACGGCATAACGCTTAGGGTCTTTAAGGCCATAGATAGAAAGGGGAAGGAAGCACAACAACATGAATATGGTGGTCGAGATGGCAGATCTAATTCAGATTCAAACACCAGGCGAACCAATCTACCACCTGCACGCGTCTGG comes from Rutidosis leptorrhynchoides isolate AG116_Rl617_1_P2 chromosome 4, CSIRO_AGI_Rlap_v1, whole genome shotgun sequence and encodes:
- the LOC139845244 gene encoding serine decarboxylase-like, whose translation is MAGSIDMMLHKLNLETVESLPDDFDPTTVINDPVPPVASHDSGIECGKLVNGNEKSREIVLGRNVHTSCLEVTEPDADDDVTGEREAYMASVLARYRKSLLERTKHHLGYPYNLDFDYGALSQLQHFSINNLGDPFIESNYGVHSRQFEVGVLDWFARLWELEKNEYWGYITNCGTEGNLHGILVGREVFPDGILYASRDSHYSIFKAARMYRMESEKVNTLMSGEIDCEDFKAKLFLHKDKPAIINVNIGTTVKGAVDDLDLVIKTLEETGFGHDRFYIHCDGALFGLMMPFVKLAPKVSFKKPIGSVSVSGHKFVGCPMPCGVQITRLEHINALSRNVEYLASRDATIMGSRNGHAPIFLWYTLNRKGYRGFQKEVQKCLRNAHYLKGRLTGAGIGAMLNELSSTVVFERPKDEEFTRKWQLACQGCIAHVVVMPNINIDKLDDFVNELIEKRAVWYENGKLQSPCIASEVGNSNCLCVLHK